Proteins encoded together in one Apis cerana isolate GH-2021 linkage group LG4, AcerK_1.0, whole genome shotgun sequence window:
- the LOC107996115 gene encoding ATP-dependent RNA helicase Ddx1, translating into MTAFEEMGVLPEIGKAVDEMEWTLPTDVQAEALPLILGGGDVLMAAETGSGKTGAFCLPVLQIVWETLKDLESGKMSSSSSGHHQPSAHWALSLFDRGRALAVTPDGLRCQSREQKEWHGCRANKGIQGKDKYFFEAIVTDEGLCRVGWSTSQASLDLGTDKFGFGYGGTGKKSNAKQFDNYGKSFGMHDVIGCLLNLSKGEISFTLNGADLGPAFTLNAQQKSQTFYPAVVLKNAEMSFNFGAQPFKYPPPNDYIAVASAPKEAIRENSINSNQTQSKEDGKPKCNAPQAIIMEPSRELAEQTYNQIQKFKKYLKDPIIRELLVIGGVSVKEQISVLNSGVDIIVGTPGRLEDLIQGGYLSLTHCRFFILDEADGLLKQGYTELIDRLHRQIPKITSDGKRLQMIVCSATLHAFEVKKMAERLMHFPTWVDLKGEDAVPETVHHVVVIVDPQKDKSWHNLRKCIETDGVHNRDNIRPGSNNPETLSEAVKILKGEYCIRAIKEHNMDRAIIFCRTKLDCDNLERYLKQSGGNQFSCVCLHGDRKPAERKSNLEKFKRQEVKFLICTDVAARGLDISGLPFMINITLPDEKSNYVHRIGRVGRAERMGLAISLVSKIPEKVWYHGEWCSSRGRNCYNTNLTDKGGCCIWYNEPNYLAEIEDHLNITIQQVDPDMKVPMNDFDGKVTYGEKRATMGSNYQNHVQQMAPYVSQLSSLESKAQIWYLKRHLVKTAN; encoded by the exons ATGACAGCATTTGaag aaatgggTGTCTTGCCTGAAATTGGAAAGGCAGTTGATGAAATGGAATGGac aTTACCAACTGATGTCCAAGCTGAAGCACTCCCATTAATTTTGGGTGGTGGAGATGTATTAATGGCTGCAGAAACTGGTAGTGGAAAAACTGGTGCATTTTGTTTACCAGTTTTGCAAATTGTATGGGAAActttaaaagatttagaatCTGGTAAAATGAGCAGTAGTTCTAGTGGTCATCATCAACCTT ctGCACATTGGGCATTAAGTTTGTTTGATAGAGGTAGAGCATTAGCTGTAACTCCTGATGGTTTAAGATGTCAAAGTCGTGAACAGAAAGAATGGCATGGTTGTAGAGCAAATAAAGGAATTCAAGGGaaagacaaatatttttttgaagctATAGTAACTGATGAAGGATTATGTCGTGTAGGCTGGTCTACATctcaa gCTTCATTAGATTTAGGAACAGATAAGTTTGGTTTTGGTTATGGTGGAACTGGTAAAAAATCAAATGCAAAGCAATTTGATAACTATGGAAAATCTTTTGGAATGCATGATGTAATTGGATGTCTTCTGAATTTATCAAAAGGTGAAATTAGTTTCACATTAAATGGAGCAGACTTAGGTCCAGCATTTACATTAAATGCACAACAAAAGTCACAGACTTTTTATCCAGCTGTAGTATTGAAAAATGCAGAAATGTCATTCAATTTTGGAGCCCAACCATTTAAATATCCTCCTCCAAATGATTATATAGCTGTTGCTTCAGCACCTAAAGAGGCTATAAgagaaaattctataaatagtaATCAAACTCAAAGCAAAGAAGATGGCAAACCTAAATGTAATGCTCCTCAAGCTATAATCATGGAACCTTCAAGAGAACTTGCAGAACAAACCTATAATCAAATACAAAaa tttaaaaaatatttgaaagatcCAATTATTAGAGAATTGTTGGTTATTGGCGGAGTTAGTGTAAAAGAGCAAATTTCTGTATTAAATTCAGGTGTAGATATAATAGTTGGAACACCAGGACGTTTAGAAGATTTAATACAAGGTGGCTATTTGTCTTTAACACATTGcag attctttattttagatgAAGCTGATGGTCTATTAAAACAAGGTTATACGGAATTAATCGATCGTTTGCACAGACAGATACCAAAAATTACATCAGATGGAAAAAGATTGCAGATGATCGTTTGTTCTGCGACTCTACATGCTTTTGAAGTAAAAAAGATGgcg GAACGTTTGATGCATTTTCCAACATGGGTAGATTTGAAAGGTGAAGATGCAGTTCCTGAAACAGTGCATCATGTTGTTGTAATAGTAGATCCACAGAAAGATAAATCTTGGCATAATTTACGAAAATGTATAGAAACTGATGGAGTTCACAATAGAGATAATATAAGACCCGGAAGTAACAATCCTG aaACACTTTCAGAggctgtaaaaatattaaaaggtGAATACTGTATTCGTGCCATCAAGGAGCATAATATGGACAGAGCCATTATATTCTGTAGAACTAAATTAGATTGCGATAATTTGGAACGATATTTGAAACAATCTGGTGGAAACCAATTTTCATGCGTATGTTTGCATGGCGACCGAAAGCCTGCAGAACGTAAATCTAATTTAGAGAAATTCAAAAGACaagaagtaaaatttttaatatgtaccGATGTTGCAGCTAGAGGATTAGATATTTCAGGATTACCTTTCA tGATTAATATAACTCTACCTGATGAAAAATCAAACTATGTACATCGTATAGGTAGAGTTGGTAGAGCTGAACGAATGGGTCTAGCCATTTCGTTAGTTAGTAAAATTCCTGAAAAAGTATGGTATCACGGTGAATGGTGTTCTTCTCGTGGACGAAATTGTTACAATACTAATCTTACTGATAAGGGTGGTTGTTGCATTTGGTACAATGAACCAAAC TATTTAGCTGAAATTGAAgatcatttaaatatcacaATTCAACAAGTTGATCCAGATATGAAAGTTCCAATGAATGATTTCGATGGAAAAGTTACATATGGAGAAAAAAGAGCGACAATgg gttccaattatcaaaatcatgTTCAGCAAATGGCGCCTTACGTGTCCCAATTATCCTCTTTGGAATCTAAAGCACAAATTTGGTATCTAAAAAGACATTTGGTGAAAACGGCGAATTAA